The DNA region TGTTGTCATATCTGGTGGCAATGTTGATATGATGCTACTTTCTCGCATCATTGAACACGGGCTCGTAGCAGCAGGAAGGCATGCACGATTCGTCACTACTCTTCCTGATCGTCCTGGATCACTTGCCAACCTTGTTGCAGCAGTAGCTGATGTGGGAGCAAACATCGTCTCTATCGAACATCATCGACTAGGGCAATCGCTTATCCTTGGGCATGTAGAAGTTGATATGGCTGTAGAAACAAGGAACGAAGAACATATTGAAGAATTACGTCAGAGATTTTTGACATTAGGATATAGTTTCCAAATGAAATAATAGCAAGGAGGAAGACTTATCAAACGGCGAGATAAAGAACAGACACGACAGCGCATTTTAGATGCGGCAGTCGATTTATTTTCCGAAAAGGGATATACAGATACACAAGTCGACGATATAGCAAGAGAATCAGAAACATCAAAAGGCGCCTTCTATTTTCACTTTCCAAGTAAGAAGGCTATCTTTGAAGCTATGCTCCAAACTCTTGTACACCGGATTGTACGCGATGTCGACGATGCAATTGATGTTCGACAAGGTGCTGTAGATAAAATCGAAGGAGCATTACAAACTGTATTGCGCACCTTTTCAAGACACGAAAAAGCCACACGGCTCTTATTTATCGAGGCCACGGGGCTAGGGCGGGCGTTTGATCGGCAAGTCATGGCAGCGCATCGCGCATTTGCAACGCTTATCGCCAAACATTTACAAACTGCCGTTGACGATGGATCTGTAGCTCCACTCAATGTTCAGATGACTGCATACGCATGGCTTGGTGCCATCCACGAGGTTTTGATGATGTCGTTAATCGAGCCAGATGGTCAATCACTTGAGGAACTTGTAGATCCCTTAGCGCATCTTCTTGTCAGTTCACTACAAGCCAATGTAAGAACGGTCACTGACGAGACAGTACCTACAAAAAGCAGTGACCCTTGTCAGGACTCATGACTTATCCACATCGTTCAAATGAGTGGCGGTGATTTTTTATCCCCAAAAATGTGAAAAAGCGTTAATGCAGGTCCTTGCGGATTCATTTCTTGTTGCCGCGATAAACCACCAGAAAAGACAAACTTGATTCCTTCTTCAACAGGTAAATCAAGAATTTTGACTCGATCCTTTGGAACAAGTATTGTTATGCCAGCCATTTGAAAACTCTGAGGAATAAAAACCGCCATTTTTTCAACACTTTGCACGCCATCTTGTTCTTGCGTAAACATTTCAAGACCTTCTGAACGCGTGAGAAAACCAATTAACTCTACATCGGAACCTGGAAGATGGAGTAATACGACCTTTTGAAAAGCATGTCGTTGACCTACCACAGATTCAATCGTATCTTTCACTAGACCATATAAACTTTTAATAAAAGGAACACGCTTTAACATATGATCCACACTCGTAAATAGCGTACGACTAAACCAATGTGTCGTAAGTGCTCCTGCTATCGTTATGAGAATCACTGTCAATAACAATCCGAGACCCGGTATATAATGGTGGTCAATAGTTGTGATTTGGCTACCTAAGATATTATCGAAGAAATTAAATAATTGGACGACAACCCATACGACGATACCAATCGGTACAATAGTTATTACACCATTTACAAAATACTTTCTTAATAACCGCATACAATCTCCTATCTGTGGTTTACGCCACATCAGCCATTTGATAAACTACTTGCATACTTATTATAATCGAGTCTACTAGCATGGGGAAAGAAAAAAGGAAGTGAATGTTTTGCGAATTGTTAACGATCTAACGCCACCGGCACACACCAATAATACTGGCAATAAAACAACACCCACATCTAACCTTGCCAACTCATTTGCAAGTTATTTAACTGCCGCAAATCAATCTAGCATACCCTCAAGCAATCAAACACCATGGTCCCCTTCCACCGCGGAGTCAGCTATGCTGTTGGAAGCTCTGCTTACTATGCAATTAGAAAGTGATTTTTCTGCTCAATTAAGCGGCAGTAACGGAGCCGATGGTTCAGTAAACTCCAATCTGTTAAATCTTTTACCTTCACTACCCATGCAAAACTTTGACCCTAGTCAAATGTCTTCGATTTCAGGATTAGGGCAATCTCTACTTTCAGATCCTATAGATAGCATTCCTGGTAATCCTATCGTTTCGACCGATACAACGCAACAACCAACTAACGTCCCACCAGATTCATCAGGAATGACAGGGTTTTCTTCTATTATGCCATTAATTAACCAACTTTCACCGCGCTATGGACTTGATCCAAAGCTTGTGGCAGCAGTTGTACAACAAGAGTCTGGATTTTCCTCTACTGCTACATCATCTTCAGGTGCTATGGGATTAATGCAACTCATGCCTTCTACAGCCAAGATGCTCGGCGTATCAAATGCTTATAATCCAGTGTCAAATTTAGAGGGTGGAATGCAGTATCTAAGTGGATTATTAAATCGTTATAACGGAGACACTTCACTTGCACTTGCAGCATATAATGCTGGTCCAGAGGCAGTTGACACCTATCAAGGAATCCCACCATTTACACAGACGGAAAACTACGTTTCTTCAATTCTCCATCATCTCAGTAGCGAGTCCTATACTTGAAGAGTCAATAAGTCGCACTTTTTCAACCCGTGATAATTGCTTGATTTGATATTCTCGCTTTAATGCCAAACTGCGATCAGCTACTTCCTCTACATAACAAAGTGTAACAGGTAATCGCGCGCGCGTATAGCGTGCGCCTTTTCCACGTTGGTGCATGGCGACTCTTCGCTCGACTTGTGTTGTCCAACCAGTGTAGTATGTCCCATCTGAACACTCGAGGATATAGATGTACGCTACCACTCTTCTCACCCCCAGAAACACAGGAGCAGATCACATGTGCGATGAGCGCATGTGATCTGCTCCTGTGACTTCAATCATACTAATCGCGCGTATCTGCAGCCTCAAATGGCTGTCCTTCAAATTCAAGTACAGATAGTTGGCGCTCTTGCCGTTGTGCATCAAGCAACTCACGTACAACACGACGCAAAGGATCTTCCGGTATCATGACTGTTGCAGGACCTGTCAATTTGCACTGACATGCCAAACGAAAGCCTATCTCAAGACGACTATCGGACAAATGCCTAAGCTCAACTTTTGTTGGGCTCTCTAAAGGTGTCTTACTTTCAATCTGAATCTTACATGTTCCACACGTACCATGCCCACCACACTTATGCGTGAGCCCGACTTTCCCTATTCGTGCAGCCTCAAGAACTGTTTGCCCGCGTTCGACTGCAATCTCAGCTCGTTGTGGTTGAAAACGAATCGCCACCTTATCACCCATGGATCATCCCTCTTTAAAGCCACCACATCATTTATTGTACCATACATCTCTTATGCATGGGTGTTACTATTCGATGTAGAAAAAGGATTATTCTTCTTGGCCCTTTTTCCATTCATCGGTTGCTTCATCGTCAGAAGGTACTTCAGGGGGATACACATGTAACCGCGTAATTCGCAAGTTATCCGTTTCCGCAACTTCAAAACGAGCCCCTTCATATTCAACCTCAATTCCAACTTTGAGCGGATCCACTAGTTGTGCATAAACCCAACCACCTACCGTATCCACTTCTTCATCGGACAATGAGAAACCAAATAATTCATTAACTTCTTCAATCAACATGCGTGCGTCAACAGACAGATAGCCTTCTCGCTCTTCAATAGGTGGCCGTTCTTCATCAAACTCATCTTGAATTTCTCCGACAAGTTCCTCGATAACATCCTCTAAACTAACCATACCTGCTGTTCCGCCGTACTCGTCAATGACAATGGCCAGGCTTGATCGCTCTTTTTGCAAAACCTTTAACACATCATCAATACCTAACGCTTCAGGTACACTAACCACTTTACGCGCAAGTGAGCGAATGGATCCTTCTCGTTTAGGTGTTTGTAACGCAAAACTAAACAAGTCTTTACTATGAATGATACCAATTACATGATCTTTATCGTCTTCACATAGTGGAAATCGCGTATGCCGTTCACGTTGAATCTCTTCCAAGCATTCTTCGATGGTTTGATCTGTAAACAATGCTATCATATCTGTTCTTGGCACCATAATTTCCCGTGCAACTCGGTCAGCAAATACAAATACATTGTTAAATAACTCACGCTCTGTCTCATCGATCACACCGCTCTCATGGCTCTGTGCAACAAGCATGCGCAATTCTTCTTCTGAATGTGCAATTTCTCGTGTGGATGCAGTAATATGTGCCATGCGTAGCACATTTCTTGCCGTTGCATTAAGTAACCAAATCGCAGGATACATCACACGATAAAAACCCTTGAGCGGAAGAGCAGTTACCATTAACCAGGATTCAGCACGTGATATGGCCAATGATTTAGGCGCAAGCTCACCAAAAACTATTTGTAAAAAAGTGACCAGTAAAAAAGCAATAATGGCCGAAATAAACCCAAGAACACGATGAGATATGTCATGAACCTCACCGAATATCGCCACAAGAATTGGAGTTATTGATCGCTGTGCAGTCCACCCTAATCCCAGCGAAGCCAATGTAATCCCAAGTTGTGTTGCAGATAAATATGCATCAATCTTATCGATGACATCCATCGCGTGACGAGCAATCTTATTACCCTGTTGTACATATTGTTCTAAACGCGTTCTACGCGATCGAACAATAGCAAATTCCGCAGCAACAAAGTAGCCATTAACGGCAATTAAAACAAAATCCCAAAGCAAATCAACTAATTCGTTCGTGGTTATTCCCACACACTCCCCGTGCTTACTCCCATATTCTAGCCCATACATAGAAGGTAAAATTAAGGATCACGACGGGAATTCACCTCCGACTGGATCGCCACATTAAAATAAGGACATAATTGTATCTTAGTATAACACATGGCTTACTAATGAGTCATTTGTTCAAGCCTAAAATCCCATATAATCTAATCATACGCAAAATACAAAGACACATTCATCCTAAAACAAAAGATGTGCCCATTTATCCTTTAAGATAAATGAGCTCATCTTGCATCCGTCAATGGATGTCTTACATGTTATTGATGGCCTTATCCTGTAGTTGTTCGCGCAATTCACGACGAACAACTTTTCCAGTCATGTTTTTGGGGAGATCATCCATAAATAAGATTCTAGTTGGCAACTTATACTTGGCCAAATGAGATTCACAATAACGCTCAATGTACTCCGCTGTAATCGATTCATTTTTCCGAACAATACACGCTACGACTTCTTCCCCATAATCGGAATTAGGCACACCTACAACAGCTGCTTCAAGAACTCCATCGCATGTAAAGAGCACCTCTTCAACTTCTCGAGGATACACATTAAAGCCACCCACAAGAATCATGTCTTTTTTGCGATCCACTATATAAAAATACTGATCTTCGTCCATTTTAGCCATATCACCCGTGTGTAACCACCCATCACGCAGTGCTTTTTGGGTATCTTCAGGCCGCCCCAAATACCCCTTCATAACATTAGGTCCACGTACAACCAATTCGCCTACTTCTCCCACAGGGACTTCCTGATCTTGTTCATCAACTACTCTTTGTTCAACCATGGGTAAAGATACACCTATGGATCCCACCTTGCGCGGACGACCATCAACAGGAGCAAAAGCTGTCACTGGTGAAGCTTCTGATAAGCCGTATCCTTCAAGTACAATCACATCAAAACGCTTCTCAAATGCATTGAGTATAGCAACAGGCATTGCGGCTCCGCCTGAAATGCAATAACGCAGTGAGTGGAAGTCCACGTGTGTATCTCCAGCTGCCTGCATAATAAAATTATACATCGTTGGTACGCCCGCAAAAATAGTAGCTTTTGTTTCTTCAATAACCTTAATGACCTCTTTGGGACTAAATCTGGGCAATATAATTAACTCAGCGGCGCTAAAGATTCCTGCATTCACACATACAGTCAAACTAAATACATGAAACATAGGTAGCACAGTAACAATGCGATCATCCCCTGAAAAACGCAGATGAATCCCTGCCATCATGGCATTAGAGCTCAGGTTTTGATGTGTTAACATCGCACCTTTTGGTTTACCAGTGGTACCAGATGTATATAGAACTACAGCCAAATCATCAATCATCAACTTTTCATCTAGTTTCTGAATCGGTTGATGTGCAACAACAGTATCAAAGGTGATCAAGGGCGCAACTATGGATTCGTAAGAATCTCCAGCCACAATTAATGAAACCCCCGG from Sulfoacidibacillus ferrooxidans includes:
- a CDS encoding DUF502 domain-containing protein; the protein is MRLLRKYFVNGVITIVPIGIVVWVVVQLFNFFDNILGSQITTIDHHYIPGLGLLLTVILITIAGALTTHWFSRTLFTSVDHMLKRVPFIKSLYGLVKDTIESVVGQRHAFQKVVLLHLPGSDVELIGFLTRSEGLEMFTQEQDGVQSVEKMAVFIPQSFQMAGITILVPKDRVKILDLPVEEGIKFVFSGGLSRQQEMNPQGPALTLFHIFGDKKSPPLI
- a CDS encoding lytic transglycosylase domain-containing protein, encoding MRIVNDLTPPAHTNNTGNKTTPTSNLANSFASYLTAANQSSIPSSNQTPWSPSTAESAMLLEALLTMQLESDFSAQLSGSNGADGSVNSNLLNLLPSLPMQNFDPSQMSSISGLGQSLLSDPIDSIPGNPIVSTDTTQQPTNVPPDSSGMTGFSSIMPLINQLSPRYGLDPKLVAAVVQQESGFSSTATSSSGAMGLMQLMPSTAKMLGVSNAYNPVSNLEGGMQYLSGLLNRYNGDTSLALAAYNAGPEAVDTYQGIPPFTQTENYVSSILHHLSSESYT
- a CDS encoding GIY-YIG nuclease family protein yields the protein MVAYIYILECSDGTYYTGWTTQVERRVAMHQRGKGARYTRARLPVTLCYVEEVADRSLALKREYQIKQLSRVEKVRLIDSSSIGLATEMMEN
- a CDS encoding 2Fe-2S iron-sulfur cluster-binding protein, giving the protein MGDKVAIRFQPQRAEIAVERGQTVLEAARIGKVGLTHKCGGHGTCGTCKIQIESKTPLESPTKVELRHLSDSRLEIGFRLACQCKLTGPATVMIPEDPLRRVVRELLDAQRQERQLSVLEFEGQPFEAADTRD
- a CDS encoding hemolysin family protein, with the translated sequence MGITTNELVDLLWDFVLIAVNGYFVAAEFAIVRSRRTRLEQYVQQGNKIARHAMDVIDKIDAYLSATQLGITLASLGLGWTAQRSITPILVAIFGEVHDISHRVLGFISAIIAFLLVTFLQIVFGELAPKSLAISRAESWLMVTALPLKGFYRVMYPAIWLLNATARNVLRMAHITASTREIAHSEEELRMLVAQSHESGVIDETERELFNNVFVFADRVAREIMVPRTDMIALFTDQTIEECLEEIQRERHTRFPLCEDDKDHVIGIIHSKDLFSFALQTPKREGSIRSLARKVVSVPEALGIDDVLKVLQKERSSLAIVIDEYGGTAGMVSLEDVIEELVGEIQDEFDEERPPIEEREGYLSVDARMLIEEVNELFGFSLSDEEVDTVGGWVYAQLVDPLKVGIEVEYEGARFEVAETDNLRITRLHVYPPEVPSDDEATDEWKKGQEE
- a CDS encoding long-chain-fatty-acid--CoA ligase, whose translation is MVDFTRLDEHLKASARDHGNDFAYSYLDKRVTYSELYSRVLKISGYLYEAGYRKGDGIALILPNSDAFLEMYHGALAIGMFVVPLNPLYTPNELLYMLKDSGVKVIVAPVQMAPIAPMVMQALPGVSLIVAGDSYESIVAPLITFDTVVAHQPIQKLDEKLMIDDLAVVLYTSGTTGKPKGAMLTHQNLSSNAMMAGIHLRFSGDDRIVTVLPMFHVFSLTVCVNAGIFSAAELIILPRFSPKEVIKVIEETKATIFAGVPTMYNFIMQAAGDTHVDFHSLRYCISGGAAMPVAILNAFEKRFDVIVLEGYGLSEASPVTAFAPVDGRPRKVGSIGVSLPMVEQRVVDEQDQEVPVGEVGELVVRGPNVMKGYLGRPEDTQKALRDGWLHTGDMAKMDEDQYFYIVDRKKDMILVGGFNVYPREVEEVLFTCDGVLEAAVVGVPNSDYGEEVVACIVRKNESITAEYIERYCESHLAKYKLPTRILFMDDLPKNMTGKVVRRELREQLQDKAINNM